One window from the genome of Epinephelus moara isolate mb chromosome 5, YSFRI_EMoa_1.0, whole genome shotgun sequence encodes:
- the dtd1 gene encoding D-aminoacyl-tRNA deacylase 1: MKAIIQRVTKATVTVGEEQISSIGRGLCVLLGISVEDTQKDAEYMVRKILNLRLFEDENGRAWSKSVMERDFEVLCVSQFTLQCILKGNKPDFHSAMPAELAQPFYNSILENMRSTYKPELIKDGEFGAYMQVHIQNDGPVTIELVSPTGPTDPRQLSKQEKQQQRKEKTRSKGPSESSREKGALRSRQDPNASSGADGDVSSEREP, encoded by the exons atgaaagcTATCATTCAGAGGGTCACCAAGGCGACTGTGACAG TGGGAGAGGAGCAGATCAGCTCGATAGGACGAGgactgtgtgtgctgctgggTATATCTGTGGAGGACACCCAGAAGGATGCTGAGTACAT GGTACGCAAGATCCTGAACCTGCGGCTGTTTGAGGACGAGAACGGGCGAGCATGGAGCAAAAGTGTCATGGAGAGGGACTTTGAGGTGCTGTGTGTGAGCCAGTTCACACTGCAGTGTATACTGAAAGGCAACAAGCCAGACTTCCACTCAGCCATGCCTGCAGAGTTGGCCCAGCCCTTCTACAACAGCATCCTGGAGAACATGAGGAGTACCTACAAGCCAGAGCTCATCAAGG ACGGGGAGTTTGGAGCCTACATGCAGGTCCACATTCAAAACGACGGACCTGTTACCATTGAACTGGTGTCTCCTACTGGCCCCACAGACCCCAGACAG CTGTCAAAGcaggagaagcagcagcagaggaaagagaagaCCCGCTCCAAGGGCCCCTCAGAGTCGAGCAGGGAAAAAGGCGCTCTACGTTCCCGACAGGACCCCAACGCCAGTAGTGGAGCCGATGGTGACGTGTCATCAGAGAGGGAGCCCTAG
- the LOC126390240 gene encoding small integral membrane protein 26-like: MNIKDAQKWNTRMAALYALGVWTMIGSYALLRYTGRLELTPVKKEEVQECEDPNRVVFRSAHSETIIVYKKDFVPYTTRIYNFFQYFGTKPGDK; the protein is encoded by the exons ATGAATATAAAAGATGCGCAGAAGTGGAACACCAGAATGGCTGCACTTTACGCTCTCGGTGTCTGGACCATGATCGGGTCTTACGCCCTGTTAAGATACACAGGTCGTCTCGAGCTCACACCAG taaaaaaagaagaggTACAAGAGTGCGAAGATCCAAACCGGGTCGTCTTCCGATCTGCTCACAGTGAAACCATCATCGTCTACAAGAAAGACTTCGTCCCCTACACCACGAGGATCTACAACTTCTTCCAGTACTTCGGCACTAAACCTGGAGACAAGTAG